The following are from one region of the Nicotiana tabacum cultivar K326 chromosome 3, ASM71507v2, whole genome shotgun sequence genome:
- the LOC107769704 gene encoding G-box-binding factor 1-like isoform X1, giving the protein MGAGEESTPTKPSKPASTQETQTTPSYPDWSSSMQAYYSAGATPPFFASPVASPASHPYLWGGQHPLMPPYGAPVPYPALYPPAGVYAHPNMATHTPNAVQANLESNRKDPEGKDRSTNKKLKASSGGKAGDSGKVASGSGNDGATQSDETRSEGTSDTNDENDNHEFAASKKGSFDQMLADGASAQNNPTTANYQTSMHANPVTVPATNLNIGMDAWNASSAGPGAIIIQPNANGPVIGHEGRMNDQWVQDERELKRQKRKQSNRESARRSRLHKQAECEELQRRVEALSGENHSLKDELQRLSEECEKLTSENSSIKEELTRLCGPDAVSKLESNGNASHLQSNVEEAN; this is encoded by the exons ATGGGAGCTGGGGAAGAGAGCACCCCTACAAAGCCTTCAAAACCGGCTTCAACTCAG GAGACACAAACTACACCCTCATATCCTGATTGGTCAAGCTCTATGCAG GCTTATTATAGCGCTGGAGCTACTCCTCCCTTCTTTGCCTCACCTGTTGCTTCTCCTGCTTCCCACCCATACTTGTGGGGAGGCCAG CATCCTCTTATGCCTCCTTATGGGGCTCCAGTCCCGTATCCAGCTTTATATCCTCCTGCTGGAGTTTATGCTCATCCTAACATGGCCACG CACACTCCAAACGCTGTGCAGGCAAATCTTGAATCAAACAGGAAGGATCCTGAAGGAAAGGATCGGAGTACGAACAAAAAGTTAAAGGCCAGTTCTGGTGGCAAGGCAGGCGACAGCGGGAAAGTTGCTTCGGGTTCTGGAAATGATGGTGCCACACAAAG TGATGAAACCAGAAGTGAAGGTACATCAGatacaaatgatgaaaatgatAACCAT GAATTTGCTGCAAGTAAGAAGGGAAGCTTTGATCAAATGCTTGCCGATG GAGCCAGTGCGCAGAATAATCCCACAACAGCAAATTACCAGACCTCTATGCATGCAAATCCTGTCACTGTGCCTGCAACTAACCTAAATATTGGAATGGATGCGTGGAATGCATCATCTGCCGGTCCTGGAGCGATCATAATACAGCCAAATGCGAATGGTCCAGTTATAGGACATGAAGGAAGGATGAATGATCAATGGGTTCAg GACGAACGTGAACTTAAAAGACAAAAGAGAAAGCAATCTAATAGGGAGTCAGCTAGGAGGTCAAGGCTACATAAGCAG GCTGAGTGTGAAGAGCTGCAGCGTAGGGTAGAAGCTTTGAGCGGCGAGAATCATTCACTCAAAGATGAGCTCCAACGGCTCTCTGAGGAATGTGAGAAGCTTACGTCAGAGAATAGTTCGATAAAG GAAGAGTTAACGCGGTTGTGTGGGCCAGATGCTGTGTCTAAGCTAGAGAGCAACGGCAATGCCAGTCATCTACAATCTAACGTTGAGGAAGCTAATTAA
- the LOC107769704 gene encoding G-box-binding factor 1-like (The RefSeq protein has 9 substitutions compared to this genomic sequence), translating into MGAGEESTPTKPSKPASTQETQTTPSYPDWSSSMQAYYSAGATPPFFASPVASPASHPYLWGGQHPLMPPYGAPVPYPALYPPAGVYAHPNMATHTPNAVQANLESNRKDPEGKDRSTNKKLKASSGGKAGDSGKVASGSGNDGATQSDDSRSEGTLDTNDENDNHEFAASKKGSFDQMLADGASAQNNPTTANYQTSMHANPVTVHATNLNIGMDVWNASSAGPGAIIIQPNVNGPVIGHEGRMNDQWVQDERELKRQKRKQSNRESARRSRLRKQAECEELQRRVEALSSENHSLKDELQRLSEECEKLTSENSLIKEELTRLCGPDAVSKLESNGNASHLQSNVEEAN; encoded by the exons ATGGGAGCTGGGGAAGAGAGCACCCCTACAAAGCCTTCAAAACCGGCTTCAACTCAG GAGACACAAACTACACCCTCATATCCTGATTGGTCAAGCTCTATGCAG GCTTATTATAGCGCTGGAGCTACTCCTCCCTTCTTTGCCTCACCTGTTGCTTCTCCTGCTTCCCACCCATACTTGTGGGGAGGCCAG CATCCTCTTATGCCTCCTTATGGGGCTCCAGTCCCGTATCCAGCTTTATATCCTCCTGCTGGAGTTTATGCTCATCCTAACATGGCCACG CACACTCCAAACGCTGTGCAGGCAAATCTTGAATCAAACAGGAAGGATCCTGAAGGAAAGGATCGGAGTACGAACAAAAAGTTAAAGGCCAGTTCTGGTGGCAAGGCAGGCGACAGCGGGAAAGTTGCTTCGGGTTCTGGAAATGATGGTGCCACACAAAG TGATGAAACCAGAAGTGAAGGTACATCAGatacaaatgatgaaaatgatAACCAT GAATTTGCTGCAAGTAAGAAGGGAAGCTTTGATCAAATGCTTGCCGATG GAGCCAGTGCGCAGAATAATCCCACAACAGCAAATTACCAGACCTCTATGCATGCAAATCCTGTCACTGTGCCTGCAACTAACCTAAATATTGGAATGGATGCGTGGAATGCATCATCTGCCGGTCCTGGAGCGATCATAATACAGCCAAATGCGAATGGTCCAGTTATAGGACATGAAGGAAGGATGAATGATCAATGGGTTCAg GACGAACGTGAACTTAAAAGACAAAAGAGAAAGCAATCTAATAGGGAGTCAGCTAGGAGGTCAAGGCTACATAAGCAG GCTGAGTGTGAAGAGCTGCAGCGTAGGGTAGAAGCTTTGAGCGGCGAGAATCATTCACTCAAAGATGAGCTCCAACGGCTCTCTGAGGAATGTGAGAAGCTTACGTCAGAGAATAGTTCGATAAAG GAAGAGTTAACGCGGTTGTGTGGGCCAGATGCTGTGTCTAAGCTAGAGAGCAACGGCAATGCCAGTCATCTACAATCTAACGTTGAGGAAGCTAATTAA
- the LOC107769694 gene encoding scarecrow-like protein 15 yields MKVPFSSNDNVSSKPLINNNNNNLRNATFPAAANGPNLCYEPKSVLELRRSPSPIVEKQVITNPDFSALCGGDDPLQLGDHVLSNFEDWDSLMRELGLQDDSASLSKSNHPQLSLTQSESLTQFHNLSEFSADSTQFPTSDFSFSENFPQQFQSVNQGNYINALDLSGDIHQNNWNVGFDYVDELIRFAECFETNAFQLAHVILARLNQRLRSAAGKPLQRAAFYFKEALQAQLAGSTRQTRPASSSDVIQTIKSYKIFSNISPIPMFSSFTANQAVLEAVDGSMLVHVIDFDIGLGGHWASFMKELADKAECRKANAPVLRITALVPEEYAVESRLIRENLTQFARELNIGFEIDFVLIRTFELLSFKAIKFMDGEKTAVLLSPAIFRRIGSGFVNNLRRISPNMVVHVDSEGLMGYGTASFRQTVIDGLEFYSTLLESLEAANIGGGNCGDWMRKIENFVLFPKIVEMVAAVGRRGGGSWKDAMVAAGFRPVGLSQFADFQADCLLGRVQVRGFHVAKRQAEMLLCWHDRALVATSAWRC; encoded by the coding sequence ATGAAAGTGCCCTTTTCCTCTAATGACAACGTGAGTTCAAAACCATTgattaacaataacaacaacaacctccGGAACGCTACTTTTCCGGCCGCCGCCAACGGCCCTAATTTGTGCTACGAACCCAAATCAGTCCTCGAACTCCGCCGCAGTCCCAGCCCTATCGTTGAGAAGCAGGTGATAACAAATCCTGATTTCTCCGCCCTTTGCGGCGGCGACGATCCTCTCCAGCTAGGTGATCATGTTCTGAGCAACTTCGAAGATTGGGATTCTTTGATGAGAGAACTTGGCTTGCAAGACGATTCTGCTTCACTCTCAAAATCTAACCACCCTCAACTCAGCCTTACACAAAGCGAGTCGCTGACTCAGTTCCATAACCTCTCTGAATTCTCAGCTGACTCGACTCAGTTCCCTacctctgatttttctttctctgAGAATTTCCCTCAGCAATTTCAATCAGTGAATCAGGGAAATTACATTAACGCCCTTGATCTCTCCGGTGATATCCACCAGAATAATTGGAACGTAGGATTTGATTACGTGGATGAGCTCATTCGTTTCGCTGAGTGCTTCGAAACCAACGCGTTCCAGCTCGCACATGTGATACTGGCACGGCtcaatcaacggctcagatccgcCGCCGGAAAACCTCTCCAACGTGCTGCCTTTTACTTCAAGGAAGCACTCCAAGCCCAACTCGCTGGGTCAACTCGGCAGACTCGCCCTGCCAGCTCATCCGACGTGATTCAGACCATCAAATCCTACAAAATTTTCTCAAACATATCTCCAATCCCTATGTTCTCCAGCTTTACGGCGAATCAAGCCGTGCTTGAGGCAGTCGACGGCTCGATGCTAGTCCACGTCATCGACTTCGACATCGGACTCGGAGGCCACTGGGCTTCCTTCATGAAAGAGTTAGCCGATAAAGCCGAGTGTCGTAAAGCCAACGCGCCGGTTCTTCGAATTACGGCTCTAGTTCCTGAAGAGTACGCTGTGGAATCGAGGTTAATCAGAGAAAATTTAACACAATTTGCTCGTGAACTCAATATCGGTTTCGAAATAGATTTTGTGCTAATTCGAACTTTCGAGTTGTTATCCTTCAAAGCAATAAAGTTCATGGACGGAGAGAAGACAGCGGTGCTTTTATCCCCCGCTATCTTCCGACGGATCGGGTCAGGGTTTGTTAACAACCTCCGTCGTATTTCCCCTAACATGGTGGTACACGTGGACAGCGAAGGGCTGATGGGTTACGGAACAGCGTCGTTTCGTCAGACAGTGATTGATGGGCTGGAATTTTACTCTACGTTGCTGGAATCACTAGAAGCAGCAAATATCGGTGGCGGAAATTGTGGGGATTGGATgaggaaaattgaaaatttcgtGCTGTTCCCGAAGATAGTGGAGATGGTGGCGGCAGTAGGGCGGCGAGGAGGTGGTTCGTGGAAGGATGCGATGGTGGCTGCCGGATTCCGGCCGGTGGGATTAAGCCAGTTTGCAGATTTTCAAGCAGATTGTTTGTTAGGGAGGGTACAGGTTAGGGGATTCCACGTGGCAAAGAGACAAGCGGAGATGTTGCTGTGCTGGCATGATAGGGCCCTAGTAGCCACGTCAGCTTGGAGGTGTTAA
- the LOC107769704 gene encoding G-box-binding factor 1-like isoform X2: protein MGAGEESTPTKPSKPASTQETQTTPSYPDWSSSMQAYYSAGATPPFFASPVASPASHPYLWGGQHPLMPPYGAPVPYPALYPPAGVYAHPNMATANLESNRKDPEGKDRSTNKKLKASSGGKAGDSGKVASGSGNDGATQSDETRSEGTSDTNDENDNHEFAASKKGSFDQMLADGASAQNNPTTANYQTSMHANPVTVPATNLNIGMDAWNASSAGPGAIIIQPNANGPVIGHEGRMNDQWVQDERELKRQKRKQSNRESARRSRLHKQAECEELQRRVEALSGENHSLKDELQRLSEECEKLTSENSSIKEELTRLCGPDAVSKLESNGNASHLQSNVEEAN, encoded by the exons ATGGGAGCTGGGGAAGAGAGCACCCCTACAAAGCCTTCAAAACCGGCTTCAACTCAG GAGACACAAACTACACCCTCATATCCTGATTGGTCAAGCTCTATGCAG GCTTATTATAGCGCTGGAGCTACTCCTCCCTTCTTTGCCTCACCTGTTGCTTCTCCTGCTTCCCACCCATACTTGTGGGGAGGCCAG CATCCTCTTATGCCTCCTTATGGGGCTCCAGTCCCGTATCCAGCTTTATATCCTCCTGCTGGAGTTTATGCTCATCCTAACATGGCCACG GCAAATCTTGAATCAAACAGGAAGGATCCTGAAGGAAAGGATCGGAGTACGAACAAAAAGTTAAAGGCCAGTTCTGGTGGCAAGGCAGGCGACAGCGGGAAAGTTGCTTCGGGTTCTGGAAATGATGGTGCCACACAAAG TGATGAAACCAGAAGTGAAGGTACATCAGatacaaatgatgaaaatgatAACCAT GAATTTGCTGCAAGTAAGAAGGGAAGCTTTGATCAAATGCTTGCCGATG GAGCCAGTGCGCAGAATAATCCCACAACAGCAAATTACCAGACCTCTATGCATGCAAATCCTGTCACTGTGCCTGCAACTAACCTAAATATTGGAATGGATGCGTGGAATGCATCATCTGCCGGTCCTGGAGCGATCATAATACAGCCAAATGCGAATGGTCCAGTTATAGGACATGAAGGAAGGATGAATGATCAATGGGTTCAg GACGAACGTGAACTTAAAAGACAAAAGAGAAAGCAATCTAATAGGGAGTCAGCTAGGAGGTCAAGGCTACATAAGCAG GCTGAGTGTGAAGAGCTGCAGCGTAGGGTAGAAGCTTTGAGCGGCGAGAATCATTCACTCAAAGATGAGCTCCAACGGCTCTCTGAGGAATGTGAGAAGCTTACGTCAGAGAATAGTTCGATAAAG GAAGAGTTAACGCGGTTGTGTGGGCCAGATGCTGTGTCTAAGCTAGAGAGCAACGGCAATGCCAGTCATCTACAATCTAACGTTGAGGAAGCTAATTAA